TGCAGCCTTTTATCCTCTGCAAAACGTGCCACAGTATATCCTGTACACACATACCCTTCCTGTTTTAGTTTTTCCGCCAGATTTAACGCCAGACGGCTTCCAGTCCCGGTAAAACTATAAATTCTCACACTTTTTCTCTTCATTATTTTCTTCTCTTTTCACTTTCTTTTCATCTACTATACTATTAGCCGGCGTTTCCGTCAAAACTTAGTTTGATTAGCCGGAACAATAACAATTACAATTTTCTGCCTGTTTGTTTAATTTTGAAGATTTTGCATGATTTTCCAAAAATTCTTTGTTTAGTTTCACTCTTGTCATTTTTCAGCTTCTCTGCTATTCTGTTTGCAGACGAAGATGTCTGAAGGATTTTTAAAAATCTCTCAGGCATCTTTTTTTATAGAAAAGGCCTTTTCACAGCAGAAAAACTGTTTTTGTTTCAACTAGGAGGAGATTTTATGAGTTCAGGAGATACTGGTTTTATCATGCTTTGCTCTGCCCTTGTTTTTCTTATGACACCGGGCCTTGCTTTCTTTTATGGCGGATTGGTCCGCCGGAAAAATGTTGTCAACACAATGATGGCCTGCATCGGCATTATGGGGCTGTCCATCGTTATGTGGGTACTGTTTGGATATTCCCTTTCTTTCGGCGGAAACCATGCCGGAATCATCGGTGATTTTCGATACTTTGCTTTTCAAGGTGTAGGAGCCGATCCCGGTCCTTATGCTGATACGATTCCACATCTTGTATTTGCCGGTTTCCAGATGATGTTCGCAGTCATTACCCCTGCGCTGATCACCGGAGCTGTCGTCGGCAGAATGCGTTTTAAGGCACTGTTTCTGTTTATTGCATTCTGGTCTTTGATTGTTTATTATCCGATGGCACATATGGTATGGGGAGAAGACGGTTTCCTTGCCGCTTTAGGATCTGTTGATTTTGCCGGCGGAAATGTTGTCCATATCAGTTCCGGAGTATCCGCTCTTGTCCTTGCCATCTGTCTTGGTCGAAGACGCGGATATGAACACACTTCCTATCGCATCCACAACATCCCATTTGTCACTCTGGGTGCATCACTGCTCTGGTTCGGATGGTTTGGCTTCAATGCCGGAAGTGCTCTTGCGGCAGATGGACTTGCAGCTCACGCTTTTATGACCTCTGCGATTGCTTCTGCTTCCGCAATGCTCATCTGGATGCTCATTGATTATCTGAAAAGTAAAAAAACCACACTTGTCGGTGCTTCTACAGGACTGGTCGTAGGGCTTGTAGCTATCACCCCCGGTGCCGGATTTGTTCCGATCTGGTCTTCTTTCCTGATCGGTGCACTTGTCAGTCCGATCTGCTATTTTACCGTGGTGCTCTTAAAACAGAAATTAAAAATCGATGATGCGCTCGATGCGTTCGGATGTCATGGAATCGGCGGTATCTGGGGCGGTATTGCGACCGGACTTTTCGGTAAAACTTCTGTCAATTCTGTTGCCAGATGGAATGGATTAGTCTTCGGAGATTTTCATTTATTCACTGCACAGCTGATCAGCATTCTGGTCACCATTGCAGTTGCTGTGTGCGGAACCTTGATCTGCATCGGTATCGTAAGAATTTTCACACCGCTTCGTGTAGATGTTTCTGCTGAGATATCCGGTCTGGATTTCTCACAGCATGGAGAAAATGCATATCCGTCCTTTAACGGATTTGATTCATAAAAGAGGGGGAGTCATCATGTTGATCAAAATTGAAGCAATCGTAAGAGAAGAAAAATTTGAACAGGTTAAATCTGCTCTTCAGGACATCCAGGTGAACGGGGTTACCATCTCCCAGGTTATGGGGTATGGAACGCAGCGTGGCTATACAGAAATTGTCCGCGGAAGTGAAGTAGATATCCTGTTACATCCCAAAATTAAATTTGAAGTGGTCGTCTCTTCCGAAGAATGGGAACAAAAAACAATCTCAGCAATACAAAAAGCCGCTTTTACCGGCGAAGTCGGTGACGGAAAAATTTTCAGCTATGAAATCCGCAGCGCTGTCAAAATCCGCACAAAAGAGACCGGTTATAATGCAGTTCAGTCACAAGATAATCTTTAATCTGCCGGGGAATCACAGTTCAATATGTGATTTCCCGGTCTCTTTATTCCAGCATGATCCAGTTTGCACGAAAGGGACGCATTAAATTCCAGTATCCGACTCCATATAGTTCATATTCTTTTGCCAGTTCGATCTTTGCCGCAATACTTCTCACATCTTCAAACCAGACTTCCTGCTCTCTTCCCTGATTTCTGTAAGTAAAATACGGGCTTTGAGCCTCCTGGTCATACTGAATTGGAGCACCGTATTCCACCGCAAGCCGTACAGCCCCTACATTACCGATCGTCTCTGCTTTTGTCACTCCTTTTTCATAAGGAAGGGTCCAGTTATACCCATAGTTCGGTATCCCCATCAGAAGCTTCTCAGCCGGGATCTGTGTCAGCGCATACTCTACCACCTGGCGGACTTTCGTAAGGGGTGCGACTGCCATGGGCGGACCATAAGAATATCCCCACTCATAAGTCATCAGAAACAGCCGGTCTGCCTGTTCTCCCAGAAGTGCATAATCAATCCCCTCATAGAGCAGCCCTTTCTGATCTGAAGACGTCTTGGGCGCCAGAGCCACTGACACGCGATATCCCTTTTCGTTCATGGCAGCCCGCAATTCTCCGACAAACTCGGCATATCCTTCCCTGTTCTGCGCACGGACATATTCAAAATCTACATCCACGCCCACATATCCTTTTTCCTCCACCACCTTCAGCAGATTGGTAATCACATTTTCACGTACTGATTCTTCCTCCACCAGAGTCTGGATCAGCTGATTGTTAAAGACCCCCTGTGTAAACGGGGTCAGAACCAGCATCGGTTCTATCCCATTCTCCCAGGCCAGCTGTATCATCCATGTTTCATCCTGTATGGGCGGAACCAACTCTCCTTCAAACGTAAAGCCATAAGAAAACACAAGCAGTTCATTGAGTGCCGGAAATGCCATCTCCAGCACATAAGGTTCAATAAAAGGATATGCATACCCTGTCACATACAAATCCTCTCGAATTTCCGCGCTCTCCTGCGGTTTTAATAAGAGCAGCGCCTGCCCCACTGTCAGTTCTCCCTCTTCTCCCAGCTGATTATCATAAATAATCTTCCAGACGGGAACCCCACTTTGACGGGAGATCGAAGATACAGTATCTCCCGGTACTGTCACATAAATCATAAAAACACCTCCTGACTATCCTATGTCCGATAGCCGGGAGGTATTCGATAAATCAGTGTTTGAAAAACTGTTGACTTTTTTTGTAAAGTGGCATATCATAATCTTAGCTAAGGAAATGGAGAATATTCCATAGTCAAAGTGAACCCCCAAGGAGGCCAGTCCTTGGGGGTTCTTTTTGGGCTAACTGTCTTTATCATTCCGGTCTAACCACTTGCGTATGTAGTAGCCAGCCACACTCACCATAACCGAAACAAGGAATCGGAGAATATAATCCATAGTCTCACCTCCCTTCTGCTGGAAGGTTTCGACAGCATATTCATCATATCACAGCATTTGTTTCTTTTCCATGCATTTTTTCAATTCTACAGAGTCAAAAAAACGCCATCTATGTCCCCATAGAATGGCGTTTTTCTTCCTCTATAAAATAATCATCGCATCTCCGAAGCTGAAAAAACGATACCGTTCTTTCACTGCCTCTTCATAGGCTGCCATGACATGCTCTTTTCCCGCCAGTGCAGATACCAGCATGATCAGTGTAGATTCCGGCAGATGGAAATTTGTGATCAGCCCATCTAATATCTTAAACTGATATCCCGGATAGATAAAAATTTCTGTCCAGCCGCTGCAAGGCTTTAAGCGTCCGTTCTCGTCCGCCGCAGATTCGATGGTACGGCAGCTCGTCGTTCCCACACAGATCACACGGCCTCCATGTTCTTTGGCTTTGTTGATCTTCTCTGCCGCTTCTGCATCCACCATGTAAAACTCCGAATGCATATGGTGCTCGGTCACATCCTCCACTTTCACCGGGCGGAATGTGCCCAGTCCGACATGAAGTGTCACTCTTGCAATATCCACGCCTTTTTCCTGAATTTCTTTCAAAAGCTTCGGAGTAAAATGAAGCCCCGCAGTCGGTGCTGCAGCTGAACCTTCGTGAGCTGCATACACCGTATTATAACGGCTTCTGTCTTCCAGCTGGTGGGTAATATATGGAGGAAGCGGCATCTGACCAAGCTGGTCTAAAATCTCCTCAAAGATTCCCTTATACTCAAAGTGAATCAGACGGTTTCCCTCTTCTACCACATCCACAACCTCGCCGACCAGAAGTCCTTCTCCGAAACTGATCCTGGTTCCCGGTTTTGCTTTTTTCCCCGGTTTTACCAGTGTTTCCCACACATCGTTTTCTCCGCGCTTCAACAGGAGGACCTCGATCTTGGCACCGGTGCCTTCTTTTTCTCCGATCAGGCGTGCCGGAATTACTTTTGTATCGTTGATGACCAGACAGTCTCCCGGATTCAGATAATCGATCACATCCCGAAAGATATGATGCTCTGTTTTCCCTGTCTCTTTATCCAGAAACAATAATCTGGAACCGGAGCGATCCTCCAGAGGATCCTGTGCGATCAGTTCCTCCGGCAGGTCATAATAAAAATCACTTGTTTTCAATGATATCCCTCTTTCTAAACAGACTCGGTCCTATTTTCTCAGCTCGATTCCCATCTCTTCCAGTGCTTTTAAGATCCGGTTCATCGCAGAAGTTACATCCGCCTCTTCCAGAGTCTTATCCTTTGCACGGAATACGATAGAATATGCAACGGATTTGAATCCGGCTTTGATCTGACTTCCTTCATACAGGTCAAACAGTGCATAGCTTTCCAGATATGCTCCGCCTTTTTTCTCGATCACATCTTCAATCTGTCCTACCAGGATCTCTTTTGGCACTACCATACTGATATCTCTTGTCACAGCAGGGTACTTTGCGATTCCTGTATATTTTCTGTCAAAAGTTGCATACGGAATGATCTCCGGCATATCCAGTACTGCTACATATGCGCGTTCCCCGATTCCGTAAGTATCGGCAACTTCCGGATGTACCTCTCCCAGATATCCGACTACTTTTCCATCGTAAATGATATTTGCCTGGCGCCCAGGATGCAGATATGTTTTTCCTGCATTTGGATCGTATGTTTCTTTTTCGTTCATTCCGATCTTCTCAAAGAATTCTTCTACTACACCCTTCATGCTGAAGAAATCCCCTTCTCCATACATTCCCAGAGTAAACTGCATTCTTTCCTCCGGAAGCTCTGTGATCGGAAGCTGTTTTGGCAGATAAATATTTCCAAGTTCGTAAAGTCTTACATTTTTGTTTCTGCGGTTATAGTTTGTCGCAAGAGATGTGAGCATTCCATTTAAGGATGTCGTTCTCATCACACTATAATCTTCTCCCAGTGGGTTCATGATCTCCACTGTTTCTCTCAATTTCGAATCTGCCGGGATTCTCAGTTTGTCAAACACCTTCGGGCTCTCGAATGAATAGGTCATTCCCTGGCTGAATCCGCAGAATTCGGCGATATCTTTTGCCACATCTTCGATTCTCAGTTTGAAGGACAGTTTTCCTGTTGTGGCCTCTCCCTTTGGAAGTGTCGTCGGAATATTATCATATCCAAAGAATCTTGCAACCTCTTCTGCCAGATCTGCAATTCTGAACAGATCATGACGGAATGTCGGTGCGATCACTTCCTTTGCTGCTTCATCATATTCCAGACTGATCTTTGCGAAATAACCAAGCATCTCTTCTTCTGAAATCGAAGTTCCCAGCATTGCATTGATCTTGTCTGCATCAAATGGAACTCTTACCGGTTCTTTTACTTTTCCGTAAACATCCACGGTTCCGCCAACCACTTCTCCGGCGCCTAATTCTTCTACTAACTGGCAGGCTCTGTCAATGGCTGCTTTTGCATTGTTCGGATCCAGACCCTTTTCAAATTTTCCGGAAGCATCTGTACGAAGCCCTACTCTCTTTGAAGATTTTCGGATGTTGACACCGTCAAAGCATGCTGCCTCAAAGAGCATGGTCTTGACATCATCTGTGATCATGGAGTTTTCCCCACCCATGATACCGGCAATTCCGACTGCTTTTTCTCCGTCACAGATCATCAGGACATCCTTGTCCATGATACGCTCCTGTCCGTCAAGTGTGGTAAATTTCTCTCCATCCTGTGCAGTTTTTACAACAATCTCATGACCTGCGATCGTATCCAGATCATAGGCATGCATCGGCTGTCCGTACTCTTCCATCACATAGTTTGTAATATCCACCAGATTGTTGATCGGACGAATTCCTACAGATGCCAGCCTTCTCTGCATCCATTTTGGAGACGGACCGATTTTAATATTTTTTACCACTCTTGCACAGTATCTCGGACACAGATCGGCATCTTCTACTGTTACTTTTATATAATCGTTGACATCTTCTCCATTTCCTGTCTCTTTCACGATTGGAGGAACAAACTCTTTGTTGAATGTAGCGGCTGCTTCTCTTGCGATTCCAAGTACGCTGTAGCAGTCTACACGGTTGGATGTCACTTCATACTCAAATACCACATCGTTTCTGTCAAGCGCTTCAATCGCACTTGCTCCGATTTCGGCATCCTCCGGGAAGATATAGATTCCGTCTTCCGGAGCCTCCGGATACATATCTGTCGTAGAACCCAGCTCCTCGATAGAACACATCATACCAAAACTTGCCACTCCGCGGAGCTTGCCTTTTTTGATCTTGATTCCGCCCGGAACTTTCTGTCCCGGCTCATGTCCCCCTGCCACGCGTCCACCGTCCAGTACGACCGGCACTTTTGCACCTTCAAATACATTTTTCGCACCTGTTACGATCTGTACTGTCTCTGTTCCTACATTCACCTGACATACGACCAGTTTGTCTGCATCCGGGTGCTTTTCAATCTTATCGATCTGACCAATGACAATCTTTTCCAGATCTGCATCCAGCTGTTCATAGCCCTCTACTTTTGTTCCTGACAATGTCATTGCATCTGTATATTCCTGCGCTGTCACGTCCAGATCCGGGACATACGCTTTTAACCATGATAAAGAAGTATTCATAATCCTATTCCTTTCTCTCCACCTAAATCCTAGAACTGTTTCAAAAATCTGATGTCATTTTCATACAAAAGTCTCATGTCATCAATTTCATATTTCAGCAGTGCGATTCGCTCCAGACCGACACCGAATGCAAATCCTGAATATTCCTCCGGATCGATTCCGCACATCTCCAGCACATGTGGATGTACCATCCCGCATCCGAGGATCTCAATCCAGCCGGAACCTTTACAGAATCGACATCCTTTGCCTCCGCATTTGAAGCAAGTCACATCCACCTCTGCACTTGGCTCTGTAAACGGGAAATGATGCGGTCTGAATTTTGTCTTTGTCTCTTCTCCAAACAGCTCTTTTGCAAACACTTCCAGTGTTCCTTTCAGATCTGCAAAGGAAACATTTTTATCGATCACAAGACCTTCAATCTGATGGAAGGATGGAGAATGTGTTGCATCCACTTCATCAGAACGGAATACTCTTCCCGGTGCGATCATACGGATCGGCAACTTGCCCTGCTCCATCACTCTCGCCTGAACCGGAGAAGTCTGTGTACGCAGCACAATGTCCTTATTCACATAAAAGGTATCCTGTTCATCTTTTGCAGGATGCCCATCCGGAATGTTGAGTTTCTCGAAGTTGTACAGGTCGTATTCTACTTCCGGTCCTTCTACTACTTCGTATCCCATTCCCACGAAAATGCGCTCTACCTCTTCCAGTGCGATCGTATTTGGATGTCTGTGTCCCACCGTACTTTTCTTAGATGGCAGCGTCACGTCAATGACTTCCGCTTTCATTTTTTCCTCACGGATGGCTGCCTCCATTTTCACTTTTGTCTCTTCTAAAAGCTCTTCGATTGCAGCTCTTGTCTCATTGACCAGCTGTCCGACTTTCGGACGCTCCTCTGGGGCCACGTCTTTCATTCCCTTTAATACGGCTGTTAATTCTCCTTTTTTTCCAAGAAATTTTACACGCACCTCGTTCAGCTTTTCCGGCATATCAGAAGCTTTAATCTGCTCCAAAGCCTGTGCTTTGATTTGTTCCAGTCTGTCTTTCATCTTCTTTCTCCTTTCTTTGAAAGCATATTTCTTAGTATGAAAAAAACTCCATCCCAAAAGGGACGAAGTCTGTATTCGCGGTACCACCCTAATTCCCACAGTCTTCCTGTGAGCACTTGGTCTTGTGTAACGTACAATAGACGGCACTTTCTACTCTGAAATCATTTCAAAAATGCAGCTTACGTGGGAATTTCGATTGCCGTCTGAACCAAAGAAGGCTTACAGCCAGTGACCTTCTCTCTCTGATGGAAAACAGTTCTCTACTGTGCACGCTCATCGCTTTTCATATCCTGATTCATTTTTCAAATTTAAGACAAATTTACTTTATTATCTTATCACAGTTTTTGTGATTGTCAAGATATTTCTCTAACAGTGCATTGACTTCTCCGCCAAGAAGGATCACATACATACACAGATACAGCCACAGCATAATCAGCACAATCGTAGTCATACTTCCATACATATCTGAAAATCCTTCAAAGATGTCCAGATAAATCGAAAAAATAAAAGAGATCAGCAGCCATCCGCACGCTGTAAAAACGGCTCCCGGAAGCTGTTTACGCAAAGTTGTCTTCTGTGTTGCTCTCCGGTTTGGAAGATATTTATAAACCAGATCCCAGAAAACGGTCAGAACTGCAAGTGTCATAACGGTCCGGATCTTAATAATATACTGCATCAGAGTACTCCAGAACGGTGCATGCTTGTAGATCATGGCGCTGATACTGTTTCCAAATACAGACAGAACCAGTGACAGTACGATTGCAAGAATGAAGATCACGGTATATAAAGAAGCCCTAAGCCTCAGGTATACATAATTACGAGTCTCGGTATTACCATAAATGCAGTTCAGTCCTGCAGTCACGGACAGTACCCCTCTTCCTGCAGACCACAGCGCTACAAGGATCGTGATCGGAATGATCTTAGCCGACTGGGAAAAATAGACCTGTGTCACGATCGAACGGATAAACCCCTGCACGGATGTCGGAAACACCTGCTCCACTGCATCGATGACATTTGCATAAGTAGCTGGTGTAAACTGTACCGCCGTCAGCAAAAGCAGGATGATCGGAATCATAGAGAGTACAAAAAAATAAGCAGCCTGGGCCGCATACGCTCCTGTATGATGGGAGCCGACGATCTCAGTGACTTTATTTACTTTTTTTATCGTCTCCTTGACTCTTCTTCCCATAATATTCTCTCCTGCTGCTCTCAAACTTTCAAAATCATATCATAAAGCCCCTGTTTCGTAAAGGGATCTTTTTTGAAGGCTTGTATATCCTGTATTGATGAAATAAGGGAATGAAATCAGCCTGTGCTAAATTTCATTCCCTTTTATCTTCTGTAGAATCCCCAAAATGCCGTTCCCTGTATTTTGACTCCTAGCACGCAAGCTAGGTGGGCAACCGCATCTGCTTTTCTGTCTTCCACTGCATAACGGAGGCTTGACATATTACAGAAATATAAGAATCCCGTTTAAAGTATTGTAGGTTCAAAATAACAAGGTTATCGAACATCTCAGGTTTTCCGTTGAATTTATTATAGCCTATTTACATAGATTTTACAACCCATACTCCATTTCTTTTTTCATGGTATTTTTTTCAAATTTATGGTATAGTAACATTATTTACATTTGAATGCAAGGAGAGGATACTATTATGAAAACAACTGAATTAAAACTGGTCTATTTCAGTCCGACAGGGACGACAAGAAGGGTCATCATGGAGGCAGCACGTCAGATTGACCTTAAATCCGTCTCATTTGACCTGTCCGTACATAAAGAAAAAAAGCCGGTTCTGCAATTTGACGAAACAGATTTTGTCCTGTTTGGAATCCCGGTTTATTCCGGCCGGGTTCCCGAAACATTTCTTTCTTATTTCGAGACACTCAAAGGAAACAACACTCCGGCTGCGCTGATCGCAACTTATGGCTGCCGGGCATACGAAGATGCTCTGTTAGAATTAAAAACCGAGGTGGAAAATCGGGGATTCCACGTAATCGGTGCCGGTGCATTTCCTACTGAGCATTCGATCGTTCGTTCAATTGGTCTGAGCCGTCCGAATAAAGCGGATCTAAAGACAATCAGTGAGTTCGGGATCGCATTAAACCGCCGTATCAAAAATGAAGATCTCTCTGCGCTCTCCATTCAGGTACCTGGTAACACTCCATATCGCAAATACGCAAAAACTCCACTGATTCCAAAGGCAGATGTCAGCCTGTGCACGGAATGTAAAGCTTGCGTCAAATCATGTCCTGCCGGAGCAATCTCTGCACAGGATCCGAAAAAGACGGACAAGAAAAAATGTATTTCCTGCCTGCGCTGCGTACGAAGCTGTAAGCAAAAAGCCCGCAGTGTCAGCAGTATGAAACTCTCCATGGCAGCCAAAAAACTGAACAAAGTCTGTCAGAGTGATAAAGCCGCTGATATCTTTTTATAAATCCTGTCATTAGAACGTTATTACTCCGATAGATGAATCATTTCTGCAATTTGTATGACGTAAGAAGAGAGTCAGATCCTCCTGACTCTCTTTCGTTGATATTCCCCTTGTATCTTTCTAAAAATATTTCTTTTTCAGTTGCATCGTATACACTGCAAATACCACCAGTGCTGCCATAAAAAGAATGCCGCCCACTGTGTCCACCATCTCCATCGGATTTACATACCAGTGGATACAATCTACAATTCCATAAAGAATCGAAACAATTCCAAATCCCAGAACTGCCGGCAACGCCTTTTTCAGATATGCTTCCTTATCTTTGCACATCTTTTCTGAATAACTCTTCCCCAGGAGAATCGTTTCATTAATGTGTCCGTCTTTTTTCATGTTAAAATATGCATACAGGCAATATATCCCGCATCCTACTGCAAGAATTCCGATAAAACCAAACACACTGTTCATACTGTCCGCACTCATTGACTATACCTCGATTTCTAATATTTCTTTCACTGTCTCTTTCATTTTGTCTGCATCACACTCTCTTGTATGAAGGATTTTCGCATCACGGATCTCCTTGACCGCATTCGGAACGGCAACCTGAGAAAGCTTCTCCAGCTCGTCCACAAGCTCAAACTCGTCTCTTCCCGCATATTCTGCATCAATTGCACGCATCACACTGCCTACGAATTTATATGGACTGGCTGTGGAAGCGATCAGACATTTTGTCTCATCCCCACTTTCTTCTCTGTACTGTGCACATACACAAGAAGCAACTGCCGTATGTGTATCCATCACATATCCGGTACGTTTATATGTATCGTGGATTGCCTGTGCTGTCTGTTCCTCCGTTGCATAACCTCCCACAAAATCATCCAGTTTTGCCTTCATTTCTTTTGTAATCTCATATGCACCACTACTTTTTAATGCATCCATCAGTTCTGCATTTTTCTGACCATCCTGTCCTGCAATTGTATAGATCAGCCGCTCCAGATTGCTTGAGATCAAAATGTCCATGGACGGGGAGGATGTCAGCACAAATTCTCTGTTTTTGTCATATGTTCCTGTACGGAAGAAATCAAACAGGACTTTGTTTTCATTGGATGCACAGATCAGCTTATTGATCGGAACCCCCATCTGTTTTGCATAGTATGCTGCCAGAATATTACCAAAGTTTCCGGTCGGAACCGTCACATTGATCTTCTCTCCACTTTGAATCTCGTCATTCTGAAGCAGTTTTGCATATGCAT
This window of the Mediterraneibacter gnavus ATCC 29149 genome carries:
- the pheS gene encoding phenylalanine--tRNA ligase subunit alpha; the protein is MKDRLEQIKAQALEQIKASDMPEKLNEVRVKFLGKKGELTAVLKGMKDVAPEERPKVGQLVNETRAAIEELLEETKVKMEAAIREEKMKAEVIDVTLPSKKSTVGHRHPNTIALEEVERIFVGMGYEVVEGPEVEYDLYNFEKLNIPDGHPAKDEQDTFYVNKDIVLRTQTSPVQARVMEQGKLPIRMIAPGRVFRSDEVDATHSPSFHQIEGLVIDKNVSFADLKGTLEVFAKELFGEETKTKFRPHHFPFTEPSAEVDVTCFKCGGKGCRFCKGSGWIEILGCGMVHPHVLEMCGIDPEEYSGFAFGVGLERIALLKYEIDDMRLLYENDIRFLKQF
- a CDS encoding 4Fe-4S binding protein codes for the protein MKTTELKLVYFSPTGTTRRVIMEAARQIDLKSVSFDLSVHKEKKPVLQFDETDFVLFGIPVYSGRVPETFLSYFETLKGNNTPAALIATYGCRAYEDALLELKTEVENRGFHVIGAGAFPTEHSIVRSIGLSRPNKADLKTISEFGIALNRRIKNEDLSALSIQVPGNTPYRKYAKTPLIPKADVSLCTECKACVKSCPAGAISAQDPKKTDKKKCISCLRCVRSCKQKARSVSSMKLSMAAKKLNKVCQSDKAADIFL
- a CDS encoding glycosyl hydrolase family 18 protein produces the protein MIYVTVPGDTVSSISRQSGVPVWKIIYDNQLGEEGELTVGQALLLLKPQESAEIREDLYVTGYAYPFIEPYVLEMAFPALNELLVFSYGFTFEGELVPPIQDETWMIQLAWENGIEPMLVLTPFTQGVFNNQLIQTLVEEESVRENVITNLLKVVEEKGYVGVDVDFEYVRAQNREGYAEFVGELRAAMNEKGYRVSVALAPKTSSDQKGLLYEGIDYALLGEQADRLFLMTYEWGYSYGPPMAVAPLTKVRQVVEYALTQIPAEKLLMGIPNYGYNWTLPYEKGVTKAETIGNVGAVRLAVEYGAPIQYDQEAQSPYFTYRNQGREQEVWFEDVRSIAAKIELAKEYELYGVGYWNLMRPFRANWIMLE
- the pheT gene encoding phenylalanine--tRNA ligase subunit beta, with protein sequence MNTSLSWLKAYVPDLDVTAQEYTDAMTLSGTKVEGYEQLDADLEKIVIGQIDKIEKHPDADKLVVCQVNVGTETVQIVTGAKNVFEGAKVPVVLDGGRVAGGHEPGQKVPGGIKIKKGKLRGVASFGMMCSIEELGSTTDMYPEAPEDGIYIFPEDAEIGASAIEALDRNDVVFEYEVTSNRVDCYSVLGIAREAAATFNKEFVPPIVKETGNGEDVNDYIKVTVEDADLCPRYCARVVKNIKIGPSPKWMQRRLASVGIRPINNLVDITNYVMEEYGQPMHAYDLDTIAGHEIVVKTAQDGEKFTTLDGQERIMDKDVLMICDGEKAVGIAGIMGGENSMITDDVKTMLFEAACFDGVNIRKSSKRVGLRTDASGKFEKGLDPNNAKAAIDRACQLVEELGAGEVVGGTVDVYGKVKEPVRVPFDADKINAMLGTSISEEEMLGYFAKISLEYDEAAKEVIAPTFRHDLFRIADLAEEVARFFGYDNIPTTLPKGEATTGKLSFKLRIEDVAKDIAEFCGFSQGMTYSFESPKVFDKLRIPADSKLRETVEIMNPLGEDYSVMRTTSLNGMLTSLATNYNRRNKNVRLYELGNIYLPKQLPITELPEERMQFTLGMYGEGDFFSMKGVVEEFFEKIGMNEKETYDPNAGKTYLHPGRQANIIYDGKVVGYLGEVHPEVADTYGIGERAYVAVLDMPEIIPYATFDRKYTGIAKYPAVTRDISMVVPKEILVGQIEDVIEKKGGAYLESYALFDLYEGSQIKAGFKSVAYSIVFRAKDKTLEEADVTSAMNRILKALEEMGIELRK
- a CDS encoding P-II family nitrogen regulator — protein: MLIKIEAIVREEKFEQVKSALQDIQVNGVTISQVMGYGTQRGYTEIVRGSEVDILLHPKIKFEVVVSSEEWEQKTISAIQKAAFTGEVGDGKIFSYEIRSAVKIRTKETGYNAVQSQDNL
- a CDS encoding YihY/virulence factor BrkB family protein; amino-acid sequence: MGRRVKETIKKVNKVTEIVGSHHTGAYAAQAAYFFVLSMIPIILLLLTAVQFTPATYANVIDAVEQVFPTSVQGFIRSIVTQVYFSQSAKIIPITILVALWSAGRGVLSVTAGLNCIYGNTETRNYVYLRLRASLYTVIFILAIVLSLVLSVFGNSISAMIYKHAPFWSTLMQYIIKIRTVMTLAVLTVFWDLVYKYLPNRRATQKTTLRKQLPGAVFTACGWLLISFIFSIYLDIFEGFSDMYGSMTTIVLIMLWLYLCMYVILLGGEVNALLEKYLDNHKNCDKIIK
- the thrC gene encoding threonine synthase; its protein translation is MNLLYKSTRNSEKKVTASEAILKGLAEDGGLFVPEQIPTLDVTMEELKNMTYQETAYAVMKQFLTDFTEEELKHCIDSAYDSKFDTEVIAPLVKVGDVYHLELFHGATIAFKDMALSILPHLMTTSAKKNHVTKDIVILTATSGDTGKAAMAGFADVPGTKIIVFYPKNGVSRVQEMQMVTQKGANTSVVAIHGNFDNAQSGVKALFEDQVLAKELDAAGYQFSSANSINIGRLVPQVVYYVYAYAKLLQNDEIQSGEKINVTVPTGNFGNILAAYYAKQMGVPINKLICASNENKVLFDFFRTGTYDKNREFVLTSSPSMDILISSNLERLIYTIAGQDGQKNAELMDALKSSGAYEITKEMKAKLDDFVGGYATEEQTAQAIHDTYKRTGYVMDTHTAVASCVCAQYREESGDETKCLIASTASPYKFVGSVMRAIDAEYAGRDEFELVDELEKLSQVAVPNAVKEIRDAKILHTRECDADKMKETVKEILEIEV
- a CDS encoding ammonium transporter, translated to MSSGDTGFIMLCSALVFLMTPGLAFFYGGLVRRKNVVNTMMACIGIMGLSIVMWVLFGYSLSFGGNHAGIIGDFRYFAFQGVGADPGPYADTIPHLVFAGFQMMFAVITPALITGAVVGRMRFKALFLFIAFWSLIVYYPMAHMVWGEDGFLAALGSVDFAGGNVVHISSGVSALVLAICLGRRRGYEHTSYRIHNIPFVTLGASLLWFGWFGFNAGSALAADGLAAHAFMTSAIASASAMLIWMLIDYLKSKKTTLVGASTGLVVGLVAITPGAGFVPIWSSFLIGALVSPICYFTVVLLKQKLKIDDALDAFGCHGIGGIWGGIATGLFGKTSVNSVARWNGLVFGDFHLFTAQLISILVTIAVAVCGTLICIGIVRIFTPLRVDVSAEISGLDFSQHGENAYPSFNGFDS
- the queA gene encoding tRNA preQ1(34) S-adenosylmethionine ribosyltransferase-isomerase QueA, whose translation is MKTSDFYYDLPEELIAQDPLEDRSGSRLLFLDKETGKTEHHIFRDVIDYLNPGDCLVINDTKVIPARLIGEKEGTGAKIEVLLLKRGENDVWETLVKPGKKAKPGTRISFGEGLLVGEVVDVVEEGNRLIHFEYKGIFEEILDQLGQMPLPPYITHQLEDRSRYNTVYAAHEGSAAAPTAGLHFTPKLLKEIQEKGVDIARVTLHVGLGTFRPVKVEDVTEHHMHSEFYMVDAEAAEKINKAKEHGGRVICVGTTSCRTIESAADENGRLKPCSGWTEIFIYPGYQFKILDGLITNFHLPESTLIMLVSALAGKEHVMAAYEEAVKERYRFFSFGDAMIIL